In Archaeoglobus profundus DSM 5631, the sequence CGGTAACAACAACCAACCTCTAAATCGTTTGGGTGCAATAAACATACTTGAGAAACTTTTAAAGGGTGAAAGAGGAAAATTGGATGTCGAGAGGTTTAGAGAAGTTACAGAGTTCAAGTACTATCCTTAAAGCAGCTTGCAAAATTTATTAAACTTGCTTGCAGTACTTAATACACCGATGATGAAGCTGGTGAGCTTCTGATTTATGAGGAAAGGATGGCTGTCTGAGGAATATTTTTTGTCAGAAGTGCTTAACTTTGAGATGATGAAGTCGGTACCTGCTGAGCGGTGATGAGGGGCTGGGTTTGCTGATCAAACCAAATTTAGAATAAATTCCGCCAACCTCTTAGAATCTTCAGCAGTTTTCATGATCGTGTTCGTTGCTACCACCTTTATTTCATCATACTTACCGATCAAATGTCTGTCAGCATCATCAACTACCAGAATATCCAAGAAATCTTTGTAAACATCAGCGACACCCAAAGGTGAGACTTCATACCCCTTAGCCCTCATAAACTTTCCAGCTGGACCACTAACAGCTTCATTTCCGACTATCGGAGACACCGCTATGACGGTTTTATCAATCAAGAAATTTTTGACTCCCCTAATCGAAAAAATAGGCATTATACTCGTTATCGGGTTGCTCGGACCAATTAGAACGAAATCGCATGATTTTAAAACTCTTAAAACATCTTTTGTGGCCCTAGCCCTTTCTATACCCCTAAAATAGACATCAATGACTTCCGGTTTTCCCTTTCTCTTAACCCAGAATTCCTGAAAGTGCATATCACCTTCATCTGTTACAATCCTCGTCTCCACATCTTCATCGCACATGGGTAAAACCTCTTGTTCAACACCCAGAGCCTTTCTAAGCTCTCTAGTAGCTTCTGTCAGTGTAAGACCTTTCCTTAAAAGCTCAGACCTGAAAATGTGGACAGCTCTATCCAAATCTCCTATAGCCATGAACTCATCCCAACCCAACTTCAGGAGCATTTCGTGAGTTCTAAAAGTGTCTCCCTTAATCCCCCACCACTTCTCGTCATCTATAATCCCCGCCAAAGTGTAAAGAACGGAATCTATGTCGGGACTAACTCTGTTTCCAGAAATCCAAATATCTTCAGCCGTATTAACTATAACCGCAAAATCTGCCAACTCCTTCAAACCTCTTAAGAGTTTAGGAGTTCCAGTTCCACCAGATAACACAGCTATCAAGTTATAACCCTCCCTCCACCCTCCTCAACTATAATCGTATGCTCAAATTGGGAAACCAAGCCACCGCTAACTTCGGTCAAAACGGGATAAGCTCTCAATACTCCTTGCTTTACCAGTCTTGCAAGGATTACATCGGAGACATTTACCCAGCGCTTTGCAAATGGGAGTGTCCTGTATTCATTGATTACATACTCTAAGAACTGTCTTTCCTGCTTTAGCCTCAACTTTTTAACTGCTACGAGAGAATATATCTCGCATTCACTCCTCTCTGCAACCCTTCCAACACCGTCTG encodes:
- the cofD gene encoding 2-phospho-L-lactate transferase, coding for MAVLSGGTGTPKLLRGLKELADFAVIVNTAEDIWISGNRVSPDIDSVLYTLAGIIDDEKWWGIKGDTFRTHEMLLKLGWDEFMAIGDLDRAVHIFRSELLRKGLTLTEATRELRKALGVEQEVLPMCDEDVETRIVTDEGDMHFQEFWVKRKGKPEVIDVYFRGIERARATKDVLRVLKSCDFVLIGPSNPITSIMPIFSIRGVKNFLIDKTVIAVSPIVGNEAVSGPAGKFMRAKGYEVSPLGVADVYKDFLDILVVDDADRHLIGKYDEIKVVATNTIMKTAEDSKRLAEFILNLV